A window of Ruminiclostridium herbifermentans genomic DNA:
TTATCCTTCTCTTCATCATTATTATCAGGAAAGCCTATTAACTCGCCAATTATATATAGCGGCCTAGCCTTCACTTCCTCATATATTCTTCCCACATATTCTCCCATAATACCTAAAACAATGAGCATAACACCATTAAAAAACAAAGATACTGCCATTGAAGATGCCCATCCAGATGCAACATCATTTTTTATAAACTTCTGTACTAAAACCACTATAAGATAGATAAAGCTAAAGGCTGAAATAATCATGCCAGTAAAGGTTGCCAGCTTTAATGGTTTATATGAAAAAGAAAAAATGCCGTCTCCCGCAAGTTTTATCATTTTCTTGAGAGGATATTTTGTTTCTCCAGCAAACCTCTTTTCTCGTTTATATTCCACACTTGTCTGCTTAAAACCAACCCAACTCACCAATCCTCTAACATATCTTGAACGTTCAGGCAAACCCTTCATTGCATCACATACTTTTCTGTCTATTAACCTAAAATCACCAACATCAACTGGAAGCTTTACATCCGTCATACGATCAAGAAATCTATAAAACATTTTTGCAGTAAACTTCTTAAAAAAGGTTTCACCTTCTCTTTGTAATCTTTTTCCATATACTACCTCATAGCCCTCTTGCCACTTTTCAACCATTTGCAGAATAACCTCAGGAGGATCCTGCAAATCAGCATCAATTATTACAACAGCATCACCCTTTGCATAATCCATACCAGCGGTAATGGCTATTTGATGGCCGAAATTTCTTGCAAAATTTATAATACGAACCTCTGGGTTATTCTTCGCAATTTGCCCAAGTTTGAAGTATGTGTTAT
This region includes:
- a CDS encoding glycosyltransferase family 2 protein, with the translated sequence MHQKLLSIIVPVYNEQEVIDETFRRLSEVFKDYFMKVEYIFINDGSKDNTYFKLGQIAKNNPEVRIINFARNFGHQIAITAGMDYAKGDAVVIIDADLQDPPEVILQMVEKWQEGYEVVYGKRLQREGETFFKKFTAKMFYRFLDRMTDVKLPVDVGDFRLIDRKVCDAMKGLPERSRYVRGLVSWVGFKQTSVEYKREKRFAGETKYPLKKMIKLAGDGIFSFSYKPLKLATFTGMIISAFSFIYLIVVLVQKFIKNDVASGWASSMAVSLFFNGVMLIVLGIMGEYVGRIYEEVKARPLYIIGELIGFPDNNDEEKDNKNKKVN